From the genome of Mycobacterium dioxanotrophicus, one region includes:
- a CDS encoding phage tail fiber protein, producing MTVGITAYLANKLLDHVCRNVAYTPPATVYAKAHLTDPGAAGANGASAQTARLALSFAAAASGSISANTTPEWTLNATETIAYVSFWDSAGPAGGNCLWTAAASVSKGGVNGDIIRIATDTLSFSPIAAN from the coding sequence GTGACCGTTGGCATCACCGCGTACCTCGCGAACAAGCTGCTTGACCATGTGTGCCGCAACGTCGCGTACACCCCGCCCGCCACGGTCTACGCCAAGGCACATCTCACCGACCCCGGCGCGGCCGGAGCGAACGGCGCCTCGGCTCAGACCGCCCGTCTTGCCCTCTCGTTTGCCGCGGCGGCGTCCGGCAGCATCTCGGCCAATACGACCCCCGAGTGGACCCTCAACGCGACCGAGACGATTGCCTATGTGTCGTTCTGGGATTCCGCTGGCCCGGCCGGAGGGAACTGCCTGTGGACCGCCGCGGCCAGCGTGTCGAAGGGCGGCGTGAACGGCGACATCATCCGCATCGCCACTGACACGTTGTCGTTCAGCCCGATCGCCGCCAACTAG
- a CDS encoding DUF7172 family protein gives MAITEYTEPNVCVGENLTTDDAGQLRLQPWAVPRLVADVRGNSGGDGKVYPTTALPGKLLIDIKAGWRNDTPLEQQVLIRVVRGPRYWLTSNPNAIQFRDRWTYATDAEPGPPITSGIFNGQTGSAIDLGTNSVAEPEPGQQWMWTDTNMVDEWVPYPIGPGQSFKAWYRCYVWTPPPFSDNANKNSPKHEAKANWARLQLIAFGQQGNVVTG, from the coding sequence GTGGCGATCACGGAGTACACCGAGCCGAACGTTTGCGTCGGGGAGAACCTCACCACCGATGACGCCGGCCAGCTCCGTTTGCAGCCGTGGGCGGTGCCGCGTCTCGTCGCTGATGTGCGTGGCAATTCGGGTGGCGACGGGAAGGTGTACCCGACCACTGCGCTGCCGGGAAAGCTGCTGATCGACATCAAAGCTGGGTGGCGCAATGACACTCCGCTCGAGCAGCAGGTGTTGATCCGCGTGGTGCGCGGCCCACGCTACTGGCTGACGTCGAACCCGAATGCGATCCAGTTCCGTGACCGCTGGACCTACGCGACAGACGCCGAACCCGGGCCGCCGATCACGTCGGGGATCTTCAACGGGCAGACCGGCTCTGCGATCGACCTCGGCACCAACAGTGTCGCCGAGCCGGAGCCGGGGCAGCAGTGGATGTGGACCGACACCAACATGGTCGACGAGTGGGTGCCGTACCCGATCGGGCCCGGCCAGTCGTTCAAGGCCTGGTATCGCTGCTACGTGTGGACGCCTCCGCCGTTCTCGGACAACGCGAACAAGAACAGCCCGAAGCATGAGGCGAAAGCGAATTGGGCTCGGCTGCAACTGATCGCGTTCGGACAGCAAGGAAATGTGGTGACCGGATGA
- a CDS encoding DUF7172 family protein, giving the protein MTVKPCTMEGMLATVDGLDMARHWFPRIVAERFLESTKDGTISRAPDPVTMISGDIDWYNNTGDPQVVAVQVNRAPRSIVAQNPGTVVIHDAWSHAQGVSPTADYPSIVQDAFGGRAQVDRPETRAEDLKYGRLFIDGDASQAWVPIGVLPAKHSLHFRYLAAVQTPGVWTSASEFESRWEAHARWARLLVFATPVGSA; this is encoded by the coding sequence ATGACCGTCAAACCCTGCACCATGGAGGGGATGCTGGCCACGGTCGATGGGCTCGACATGGCGCGGCATTGGTTTCCCCGCATCGTCGCCGAACGGTTCCTCGAATCCACCAAGGACGGCACGATCAGCCGCGCCCCCGACCCGGTGACGATGATCAGCGGCGACATCGACTGGTACAACAACACCGGTGACCCGCAAGTCGTTGCCGTGCAGGTCAATCGAGCACCGCGCAGCATCGTCGCGCAGAACCCCGGAACCGTCGTGATCCACGACGCCTGGTCGCACGCGCAGGGTGTCAGCCCCACCGCCGACTACCCCAGCATCGTTCAGGACGCGTTCGGTGGCCGCGCCCAGGTCGACCGGCCCGAGACCCGCGCCGAGGACCTGAAATACGGGCGCCTGTTCATCGACGGTGACGCGTCGCAGGCGTGGGTGCCGATCGGCGTCCTGCCGGCGAAGCATTCGCTGCACTTCCGCTACCTCGCCGCGGTCCAGACTCCCGGCGTGTGGACGTCGGCCAGCGAGTTCGAGTCACGGTGGGAAGCGCACGCCCGCTGGGCCCGCCTGCTGGTATTCGCCACCCCGGTGGGGTCAGCATGA
- a CDS encoding DUF7172 family protein, translating into MSGANSEHFAIVDEAIEPQPWTQYRQLASRTATSVSRSYDTSGGGNKADLVHTVDIQWTNNSPVPQHVYGLVTRAGAQVTLQARSRGYLVTSHGIDIRPTATPPSSFDMVEVSRFGCGMDIGKGGTLALGTGFGVHEVRANSQSAPLMPQTPGWPIVAPGETFFARVTVRFVSDFWENTTIDGGDQNTESLFISGDTRIDLFGIPSVAGGPLPSRPIPTVVGVEHSTNNTFPTDVDVPAGTAAGDAMLAIVANNIGLASDITPSEDGWTELHVRNDGLMGIGDVHMKVYGRIASAAEPASYHFTTGVLAEEIVTLVVLRDASTDFTEWRFASTLSRRFWERGDGGHVCPSIDSRGQLLLCASHIAHTPLQAPINQAPPAGMTALSDVDATGSTMAVAALASPPRPTLDRSFTPTKEPQWSGRAIALSVLVPGTPVI; encoded by the coding sequence ATGAGCGGCGCCAACAGTGAGCACTTCGCGATCGTCGACGAAGCGATCGAACCGCAGCCATGGACGCAATACCGCCAGCTGGCCAGCCGGACAGCCACATCGGTATCCCGCAGCTACGACACGAGCGGTGGCGGCAACAAAGCAGACCTGGTGCACACCGTCGACATTCAGTGGACGAACAACAGCCCAGTGCCACAACACGTCTACGGCCTCGTGACCCGGGCCGGCGCGCAGGTGACGTTGCAGGCCCGATCCCGCGGCTACCTCGTCACCTCGCACGGCATCGACATCCGCCCCACCGCGACACCACCGAGCAGCTTCGACATGGTGGAGGTCTCGCGGTTCGGGTGCGGCATGGACATCGGCAAAGGCGGCACCCTCGCATTGGGCACTGGTTTCGGTGTGCACGAGGTACGCGCAAACAGCCAGAGCGCACCGTTGATGCCACAGACCCCCGGGTGGCCCATAGTGGCGCCGGGGGAGACGTTCTTCGCGCGCGTGACCGTCCGATTCGTCTCCGACTTCTGGGAGAACACCACCATCGACGGCGGCGACCAGAACACCGAGTCGCTGTTCATCTCCGGCGACACCCGTATCGACCTGTTCGGAATCCCCAGCGTCGCAGGCGGTCCGCTGCCATCACGTCCAATCCCCACGGTCGTGGGGGTGGAGCACTCCACCAACAACACATTCCCCACCGACGTCGATGTGCCGGCCGGAACAGCGGCGGGCGACGCCATGTTGGCGATCGTGGCGAACAACATCGGCCTGGCCTCCGACATCACCCCATCCGAAGACGGTTGGACCGAGCTGCACGTCCGCAATGACGGACTGATGGGCATCGGCGACGTCCACATGAAGGTGTACGGCCGCATCGCGTCGGCAGCCGAACCGGCTTCCTACCACTTCACCACCGGCGTGCTGGCCGAGGAGATCGTCACGCTCGTGGTGCTGCGCGACGCCTCCACGGACTTCACCGAGTGGCGATTCGCCTCCACCCTGTCCCGGAGGTTCTGGGAACGCGGCGACGGCGGCCACGTGTGCCCCAGCATCGACAGCCGCGGCCAACTGCTGTTGTGCGCCTCCCACATCGCTCACACGCCGCTGCAGGCGCCGATCAACCAGGCACCCCCGGCCGGCATGACCGCGCTGTCCGACGTCGACGCCACCGGCTCCACCATGGCGGTCGCCGCGCTGGCCAGTCCGCCGCGGCCCACGCTGGACCGGTCGTTCACCCCGACCAAGGAACCCCAGTGGTCCGGCCGCGCGATCGCCCTGTCGGTGCTGGTGCCCGGCACCCCCGTCATCTGA
- a CDS encoding YueI family protein, whose amino-acid sequence MFDPPEGFDDMLGDAALAPLTGPVLDLDVPDVGVVRARRPMPRSAAALAMSGNPKITPEERHRYLTQFVRDHLDDGEYERLLSAMMADELPGDTTTLVARGLATWGTARPYVAVIILAVMAGTHWRTVRQRMRSDGIADPMRELPHMHAVIDEIETLALEGTASTGDKDRDRRAREDLMDRLYAPAPEGAERLNGKDYRAQVKPPEGFTPGEVEASFDAFTRAMSGMR is encoded by the coding sequence ATGTTTGATCCGCCCGAGGGTTTCGACGACATGCTGGGCGACGCCGCCCTGGCGCCGCTGACGGGCCCGGTGCTGGACCTCGATGTGCCGGACGTCGGTGTCGTGCGCGCCCGGCGACCGATGCCGAGATCGGCGGCCGCGCTGGCAATGTCAGGCAACCCGAAGATCACCCCGGAGGAACGGCACCGCTACCTGACCCAATTCGTCCGGGACCACCTCGATGACGGGGAGTATGAGCGCCTGCTGTCCGCCATGATGGCCGACGAACTCCCCGGCGACACGACCACGCTCGTGGCCCGCGGGTTGGCGACGTGGGGAACCGCCCGCCCCTATGTCGCCGTCATCATCCTGGCGGTGATGGCCGGCACGCACTGGCGCACCGTTCGGCAGCGGATGCGGTCGGACGGGATCGCCGACCCGATGCGCGAATTACCGCACATGCACGCCGTCATCGATGAGATCGAAACCCTCGCCCTGGAGGGCACGGCCAGCACGGGAGACAAGGATCGGGACCGCCGTGCCCGCGAGGACCTGATGGACCGGCTGTATGCACCGGCACCCGAGGGGGCGGAACGCCTGAACGGCAAGGACTATCGCGCGCAGGTCAAGCCGCCCGAGGGCTTCACCCCTGGGGAGGTGGAAGCATCGTTCGATGCGTTCACCCGAGCGATGTCGGGGATGCGGTAG
- a CDS encoding DUF7257 domain-containing protein — protein sequence MAGLYIGSAPVQGLYIGSTPVQQLYKGSTLVWSKSGVRDDFNRADGALGATWTHYGPANDYVANIVNGMLRLDVPDGLISAALKTDRIRFNAAQVSGTDYYVEFRVGTQGSGDSITGTKHRTQVFARVSDAAFTHGVGVELLNSKLAIVRRVASTDTIMAADCGAFAAGDIIRLSGVGNLHTLRRNGQFAGEWNDTGASAASGTGYKSVGARVDGSKDLLGPRRFSAGIDWIEAG from the coding sequence ATGGCCGGCCTGTATATCGGCAGCGCACCGGTCCAGGGGCTCTATATCGGTTCGACGCCGGTGCAGCAGCTCTACAAGGGCAGCACGCTGGTCTGGTCGAAATCTGGTGTGCGGGACGACTTCAACCGCGCCGACGGCGCCCTGGGTGCCACGTGGACGCACTACGGCCCAGCCAATGACTACGTCGCGAACATCGTCAACGGCATGCTCCGCCTGGACGTCCCCGACGGTTTGATCTCGGCGGCGCTCAAGACCGACCGGATCCGGTTCAACGCCGCCCAGGTGTCCGGCACGGACTACTACGTCGAATTCCGTGTCGGCACACAGGGTTCGGGTGACTCGATCACCGGCACCAAGCACCGCACCCAGGTGTTCGCCCGCGTCTCCGATGCGGCGTTCACTCACGGTGTCGGGGTCGAGCTGCTGAACAGCAAGTTGGCGATCGTGCGCCGCGTCGCCAGCACCGACACCATCATGGCTGCGGACTGCGGCGCGTTCGCCGCCGGCGACATCATCCGCCTATCCGGGGTGGGGAACCTGCACACGCTGCGCCGCAACGGCCAGTTCGCGGGGGAGTGGAACGACACCGGCGCGTCGGCCGCCAGCGGCACCGGCTACAAGAGCGTCGGCGCCCGGGTCGATGGTTCCAAGGACCTGCTGGGGCCGCGGCGGTTCTCGGCGGGTATCGACTGGATTGAGGCCGGATAG
- a CDS encoding glycoside hydrolase family 25 protein, with protein MMPTRAAVEYLKARFRERVGNDYVYGGEWSKTNVRQGCDCSALAAHGLNGVIYGEAMQWRRLDPATGAWITTESWRPIEVGDRGPFGTITVAHPNDFPADAAVKIAIHHGPGGGANSHMWIEVDGVRMESNGTDGCVTGDRARSVYDTGYANDWAYLPGPITEDGTEVAPDPNAVTYGIDISNHQGVMDLDRVKAEGFDFVFAKVSEGTVYRDPFWPKTRDDARRLGLILAGYHYVRPDDPAAQARLFVDQLGDKSIPAMLDFEAGSGGIGQFWAVKAEIEKLGVRVALSYIPDWYWETIGKPDLSQVPGLIRSEYVSGSGYASVLYPGNSWAMWGAYGGRTPDILQFTDRALVAGKSVDANAFRGTPTQLRQLLNLETSPQSGEITMSAAEELEAQSRGVFPPSDPAKRSGWPQPWRFVFSRFARPFNSIVKDPARGPWGRVQPDGSWQNGHTDSDEQTVTIGEQIAWRNEFSDGIVRDHGDVMIELMEDLIARRKAAGQSTSPASDALKAK; from the coding sequence CTGATGCCGACACGGGCAGCGGTCGAGTATCTCAAGGCCCGGTTCCGGGAACGCGTCGGCAACGACTACGTCTACGGCGGCGAGTGGTCCAAGACCAACGTGCGGCAGGGCTGCGACTGCTCCGCGCTGGCCGCTCACGGGCTCAACGGCGTGATCTACGGCGAGGCCATGCAGTGGCGGCGCCTCGACCCGGCGACCGGCGCATGGATCACCACCGAATCGTGGCGCCCCATCGAGGTGGGGGACCGCGGACCGTTCGGCACCATCACCGTCGCACACCCCAACGACTTCCCGGCCGACGCCGCGGTGAAGATCGCGATCCACCACGGGCCCGGCGGCGGTGCCAACTCGCACATGTGGATCGAAGTTGACGGCGTCCGAATGGAATCCAACGGCACCGATGGCTGCGTCACCGGTGATCGTGCCCGCAGCGTCTACGACACCGGATACGCGAACGACTGGGCCTACCTACCCGGCCCGATCACCGAGGACGGCACCGAAGTGGCACCGGACCCCAACGCTGTCACCTACGGCATCGACATCTCGAACCACCAGGGCGTGATGGACCTCGACCGCGTCAAGGCCGAGGGGTTCGACTTCGTGTTCGCGAAGGTGTCCGAGGGGACGGTCTATCGGGATCCGTTCTGGCCCAAGACTCGCGACGACGCCCGACGGCTCGGCCTGATCCTGGCCGGCTACCACTACGTCCGCCCGGACGATCCGGCGGCGCAGGCACGGTTGTTCGTCGACCAGCTTGGCGACAAGTCCATCCCAGCGATGCTGGATTTCGAAGCCGGATCCGGTGGCATCGGCCAGTTCTGGGCCGTCAAGGCCGAGATCGAGAAGCTCGGCGTCCGGGTCGCGCTGTCGTATATCCCCGACTGGTACTGGGAGACGATCGGCAAGCCGGACCTGTCGCAGGTGCCGGGCCTGATCCGCTCCGAGTACGTCTCGGGCAGCGGATACGCGTCGGTGCTGTACCCAGGCAACTCCTGGGCGATGTGGGGCGCGTACGGCGGCCGGACGCCCGACATTCTGCAGTTCACCGACCGTGCCCTAGTGGCCGGGAAATCGGTCGACGCCAACGCGTTCCGCGGCACACCCACGCAGCTCCGCCAACTTCTCAACCTCGAAACCTCACCCCAGTCAGGAGAAATCACCATGTCCGCAGCCGAAGAGCTCGAAGCCCAGTCCCGCGGTGTGTTCCCACCGTCCGACCCCGCCAAGCGGTCCGGCTGGCCGCAGCCGTGGCGGTTCGTGTTCTCACGTTTTGCTCGCCCGTTCAACAGCATCGTGAAGGACCCGGCGCGCGGCCCGTGGGGTCGTGTCCAGCCGGACGGCAGCTGGCAGAACGGCCACACCGACAGCGACGAGCAGACCGTCACCATCGGTGAGCAGATCGCCTGGCGCAACGAGTTTTCCGACGGCATCGTCCGGGACCACGGGGACGTGATGATCGAGCTGATGGAGGACCTCATCGCCCGACGCAAGGCCGCCGGACAGTCCACCAGCCCGGCCAGCGACGCGCTCAAGGCCAAGTAG
- a CDS encoding DUF3307 domain-containing protein, translating into MSIAAAIATAGLAHMVGDYLIQSDWMAQEKTKRWWPAVAHALTYGIPFLFVTQSLLALLVIISTHAVIDRYRLARHVVWFKNQFAPSAFRPPHTATGHGADRPDWLAVWLLIIADNVLHMLINVAAVVWL; encoded by the coding sequence ATGAGCATCGCGGCGGCCATCGCGACCGCCGGCCTGGCGCACATGGTCGGCGATTACCTGATCCAGTCCGACTGGATGGCCCAGGAGAAAACCAAGCGGTGGTGGCCGGCAGTCGCGCACGCGCTGACGTACGGCATCCCGTTCCTGTTCGTCACCCAGTCGCTGCTGGCGCTGCTCGTGATCATCAGCACGCACGCCGTCATCGACCGGTATCGGCTGGCTCGGCACGTCGTGTGGTTCAAGAATCAGTTCGCCCCCAGCGCGTTCCGGCCGCCGCACACCGCGACTGGCCACGGCGCAGACCGACCCGACTGGCTGGCTGTGTGGCTGCTCATCATCGCCGACAACGTGCTCCACATGCTGATCAACGTCGCCGCGGTGGTGTGGCTATGA
- a CDS encoding CDGP domain-containing protein, producing the protein MHRWFTGGLVAAGLAAAGVGLAAPANAGCETQPFAQYCDGPVRPDGTWDRCFSSQPQAINGQYGQITGWVPSVGRCYPVDPNAWPPTPIGQPQYHIYP; encoded by the coding sequence ATGCACAGGTGGTTCACAGGTGGGCTGGTCGCGGCCGGGCTCGCGGCGGCTGGCGTTGGGCTCGCAGCGCCGGCCAACGCGGGGTGTGAGACGCAGCCGTTCGCGCAGTACTGCGACGGCCCGGTCCGTCCGGACGGCACCTGGGACCGGTGCTTCTCCAGTCAGCCGCAGGCCATCAACGGCCAGTACGGGCAGATCACCGGGTGGGTGCCGTCGGTCGGCCGCTGCTACCCCGTCGACCCGAACGCGTGGCCACCGACGCCGATCGGTCAGCCCCAGTACCACATCTACCCATAA
- a CDS encoding MmpS family transport accessory protein has translation MPVSRRCILLPAAIAAVALTFTAAGCQKSADEAKPTPEAPASTPAEAPESTPSQSPAAAADATVLFEVTGSGTAITIDTDPTTDRVYDAPLPWQRTITVGPDVQLLQVVAVGADNAGCRITLNGQVVTEQPAGSAHCTYTRP, from the coding sequence ATGCCAGTCTCGAGGCGTTGCATTTTGTTGCCTGCGGCCATTGCTGCCGTGGCCCTCACCTTCACCGCGGCGGGCTGCCAGAAGTCAGCCGATGAAGCCAAACCCACACCCGAAGCACCCGCGTCCACACCTGCGGAAGCGCCCGAGTCGACTCCTTCTCAATCGCCCGCTGCCGCAGCTGATGCGACGGTGCTCTTCGAGGTCACCGGCTCGGGAACGGCGATCACCATCGACACCGACCCGACGACTGATCGGGTGTATGACGCGCCGCTGCCATGGCAGCGCACCATCACCGTCGGACCCGATGTACAACTGCTTCAGGTGGTTGCCGTAGGCGCTGACAACGCCGGCTGCCGGATTACTCTCAACGGCCAGGTGGTGACCGAGCAGCCTGCCGGGTCTGCGCACTGCACCTACACCCGACCGTAA